One Capsicum annuum cultivar UCD-10X-F1 chromosome 2, UCD10Xv1.1, whole genome shotgun sequence genomic window carries:
- the LOC107857737 gene encoding uncharacterized protein LOC107857737 — MVVDDDVHNYDTLFGLMAKSHDAEDDKVTLLDIKNNLKNYSLATMLVDTVNELTKDNECLNKNIDKCEEEVVELTVQVTELQQTGKLLSLENDLLNEKAKRHVPPLKLSPKPTLAIKLNL, encoded by the coding sequence CCCTCTTTGGCTTGATGGCTAAGTCACACGATGCGGAAGACGACAAGGTAACTCTCTTGGATATCAAAAATAACCTCAAAAATTATTCTCTTGCTACTATGCTTGTAGATACTGTTAATGAACTCACTAAAGATAACGAGTGTCTAAACAAAAATATTGACAAATGTGAAGAAGAAGTGGTTGAATTAACTGTGCAAGTGACTGAACTTCAACAAACTGGGAAGTTACTCTCCCTTGAAAATGATCTTTTAAATGAAAAAGCAAAAAGACATGTTCCCCCCCTAAAGTTGTCACCAAAACCCACTTTAGCCATTAAACTTAATctgtaa